The nucleotide window AGTCTCTTATGGCGCAGCATATCTAGAAAGGAGAAGCCCAAAACAGAACACAGCAGTTTCTCTGCTCAGTTCCCACCTGAAGAATGGCCTGTCCGAGATGAAGATGACTTGGACAATATCCCTCGAGATGTTGAACATGAGATAATCAAACGAATTAACCCCATTTTGACTGTTGACAATTTAATCAAACACACCGTCCTAATGCAAAAATAcgaagaacagaaaaaatataatagcCAGGGCACTTCCACTGACATGCTGACAATCGGGCATAAATATCCTTCAAAAGAGCGGGTTAAGAAAAGGCAGGGTCTGTCTGCAAAACCTCGAGGGCAGGGCCATTCTCGCAGGGATAGACACAAAGCCAGGAATCAGGGAAGTGAGCTTCAGCCAGGAAGCATTAGATTGGAGAAACACCCCAAGCTCCCTGCTACACAGCCCATCCCGAGAATTAAAAGCCCAAATGAAATGGTAGGTCAGAAACCACTTGGTGAGATTACAACAGTGCTAGGTTCCCATTTGATTTACAAAAAGCGAATCAGTAATCCTTTCCAGGGTTTGTCTCACCGAGGAAGCACAATATCCAAAGGGCACAAAATTCAGAAGACCAGTGATCTGAAACCCAGCCAGACTGGACCAAAGGAAAAGCCTTTCCAAAAGCCTAGGTCCTTGGATTCCTCAAGAATCTTTGATGGTAGAGCCAAAGAGCCATATGCTGAACAACCTAATGATAAAATGGAAGCAGAATCCATTTACATAAATGACCCTACTGTCAAACCCATCAGTGATGACTTCAGAGGTCACCTCTTCAGTCACCCTCAACATAGCATGTTGCAAAATGATGGTAAATGCTGTCCCTTTATGGAAAGCATGTTGAGATACGAAGTGTATGGTGGAGAAAATGAGGTAATTCCTGAAGTCTTGAGGAAAAGTCATTCCCACTTTGACAAATTAGGGGAGACCAAAGAGACTCCGCATAGCCTGCCATCACCAGGTGCCTCCTTTTCAGACCGAACACCCTCTGCTTGTAGATTAGTGGATAACACAATACACCAGTTTCAAAATCTTGGCCTTTTGGATTACCCAGTTGGCGTGAACCCTTTAAGACAACCTGAAAGACAAGACAGAGACTCAGAAGAATTATTGAGAAAAGGATTTGTCCAGGATGCAGAGACTACAAGCCTAGAAAATGAACGGCTTTCTAATGATGACCAGGCCTTGTATCAGAATGAAGTGGAAGATGATGATGGTGCCTGTAGTTCATTATATCTAGAGGAGGATGACATTTCTGAGAATGATGACTTATGTCAAATGCTGCCTGGCCACAGTCAGTATTGCTTCACAGGTGGAAGCCAGGGAAAtcatttaggaaaacaaaaagtgaTTGAGACATCTCTGACTGAGTACAACAGCACAATGGAGAGGGTTGAGCCTCAGGTGCTTAAAAGGAACGAATGCTACAAACCCACTGGGCTGCATGCTACCCCAGGTGAAAGCCAAGAACCTAACCTCTCTGCTGAAAGTTGTGGCCTAAATTCAGGGGCCCAGTTTGGTTTTAACTACGAAGAAGAACCCACTGTTGCTAAACATGTACAGGCCTCAGCACCTGCTGATGAAAGAATCTTTGATTACTATAGCACAAGAAAAGCCAGTTTCGAAGCTGAAGTCATACAAGACGCTATTGGTGACACAGGAAAGAAGCCAACTAGCTGGAGTCAGAGTCCTCAGAATCAGGAAATGAGAAAACATTTCCCACAAAAGTTCCAACTTTTCAACACTTCACATATGCCAGTGTTGGCTCAGGATGTCCAATATGAACACAATCACTTGGAAGGGACAGAATATCACAGCATGGCAGGAGATAGTGGAATAGATTCTCCACGGTAAGTCCACACAAAAGTGTCTGatttaggccagatgcagtggctcatgcctgtaatcccagcactttgggaggccgaggcgggcggatcatgaggtcaagatatcgagaccatcctggccaacatggtgaaaccccgtctctactaaaaatacaaccgggcgtggtggcacgtgtaatcccagctactcgggaggctgaggcaggagaatcgcttgaacctgggaggtggaggttgtagtgagccgagatcatgccactgtactccagcctggtgatggagcaagactctgtctcaaaaaaaagaaaaaaaagaaagtgtctgATTAGCCGCTGTTCTACAGGAATTATGAAAATCAAGGGCATTTTGTTATCTAGTCAGCGACTACTGACTATCACACTTCTATAATGATACAATTCTTCCAGCTTTTATACCTTTACTGAATAAATTGTATAAAGTTACAATGAAATCTCTTATATAGTAGgatacagtttatttttaatgtgaacCAAATTTGACCGTCCCCACTACTCATAAATCttcaattatttctaaaaatagaaatttctatAAGCCAAGCACTTTCTGAACTGAGGGTTGGAAGTTTTCACTTCTATGCCTGGCTCTACACAGGTTGAGAAAGGGATGTGGCTACTAtccactaatattttattttatttttgagacagagttttgttcttgtcgcccaggctggagtgcaatggcgtgatctcggctcaccacagcctccacctcccggattcaagtgattctcctacctcatcctcccaagtatctgggattacaggcatgcaccaccacacccagctaattttgtatttttagtagagatgaggtttctccatgttggtcaggctggtcttgaactcccaacctcaggtgatctgcccgccttggcctcccaaagtgctgggattacaggcgtgagccaccatgcccagcctaatattttctttctttctttcttttttttttttttgagacagagttttgctgtgttgtccaggctggagtgcagtggtgcaatctctgctcactgcaacctctgcctcctgggttcaagcaattctcccactttagcctcctgagtagctgggatcacagccatgcaccaccatgcccagctaatttttgcattttttagtagagacgagattttgccatgttggccaggctggccttgaactcctaacctcaagtgatccaccctcctcagcctcccaaagtactgcaattacaggtgtgagccaccatgcccggcctccactAATGTTTTCCATGCCGATTTGTTTAAACGTTGTTTGGATTATAAAAGTAGTATAGCCATGATAGAACACTTAAGAAGTactgaaaagtattttttttccctttaaaaatagcTAACAATCTTACtgggtgaaaaatattttttaaaacacctaTACTtattctgacacacacacacacacacacacacacacacatatatattttgagatggagtttttctcttgttgcccgggctggaatgcaatggtgtggtctcagctcactgcaacctctgcctcccgggttcaagcaattctcctggctcagtcccccaagtagctgggattacaggtgcccgccaccacgcctgactaatttttgtattttcagtagagacagggttccaccatgttggccaggctggtctcgaactcctgacctcaggtgatctgcccgcctcagcctcccaaagtgctgggattacaggcgtgggccactgtgcctggcctaacatctagatatttttaaaaaaatcattttatatttggTGTATTTCTGTATAACACTTCAGTCCAAATGTATAGATCTATAGATTTTGTCTGCTGGGCTCGTACTGAGTTACTATTTTgcatgttgctttttaaaattaatagtcTATCATATGAACATTTTCCTTACGTTATTTAATAGTTTCTCACAGGTCATTCTAAAATTTGGTTCATATCTtggccagtattttttttttttttgctttgagacagtgattgactctgtcacccaggctggagtgcagtggtacaatcacagctcactgcagcttcaacctccctgggctcaagtgatcctcctacctcagtctcccgcgtacctgggactacagtcacatgtcactatgcccagctaatttttttttttttttggagagatggggtttcaccatgttgctcaggctggttagtctcaaactcctgggctcaagcgattcagcctcccaaagagctggggttacaggtgtgagccactgagtatGGCTGGCCCTACGCTTTTTTCTATGCATTTGTAAGTTGctctgttgttttttctttgagacagggttgcactctgtcacccagctggagtgcaatgacacaatcatagctcactgcagcctagacctcctgggctcaagccatcccccaacctcagcctctggagtagcttggattataggcacgtgctactatacccagctaatttttggtagagatgaggttttacaatgtgaccagtctggtctcgaactcctgggctcaagggattctcccgcttcagtctcccaaagtgctgggattacaggcatgacccactgcactgGCCATCAGGCTAATTAAAGAGTTTTTTTGAtcacttctcggccttttggctaagatcaagtgtaaaaaagttttttggtggagacaatatattgctatgttgcccaggctggtctcgaactggatTCAactatcctcttgccttggcctcccagtcttgggattgcaggcgtgagccactgtaccagggcttaataaaagtatttttaacaaCAAGTCATACAGAGCCAtggctttcttttttcatataactTATGTATATCCTGTTATTGGTAAATGTAGCTTAAgcttggtgtttgtttgtttgtttgttttttgagatgtagtctttctctgttgcccaggctggagtgcagtggcgcgatctcagctcactgcaacctctgcctcctgggttcaagcaattctcatgcctcagtctcccaaatagctgggattataggcacacaccaccaggcccagctaatttttgtgtttttattagagacagggtttcaccatgttgtccaggctggtcttgaactcctgcttcaggtgatccactcgtctcagcctccaaagtgctggggttacaggcataagccactgcgcctggcctcaagcctttttttttccttgcctcagcctcttgagtagctgggactacaggcgtgagccaccacgcccagctattttatgtgtgtgtgtgtatttttttttttttttttaacagagatgaggtttcaccatgttggccaggctggtctcgaactcctggcctcaagtgatctgcccaccttggcctccctggcctcaagtgatccacccaccttggctgggattacaggcatgagccacaagcTTGTTCTTTTTAGTGGCTGTTTAGCATTCTGTTATGTGgacttatatatataaataaatattattttccttttttttctctttttttagagacaaggtctcacactgttgcccaggatagagtacaGTGGTTCAGTCagggctcactatagcctcagcctcctggtctcaagcaaatcagcctcctgtgtagctgggaccacaggcatgcaccaccacacccagctgttgcttattattattttgtaagaatgaggtctcactatgttgtccaggctggtctcaaactcctgggctcaagcagttctcccatcttggcctctcaaagtgctagggttataggcatgagccactgtgcccagcctattttcctttctttgacaTTTAGATCATTCCCAATTGTTTGCTACTAATAAATCAACCTGCAGTGagttatttttacataaaaatgtggacatttctgagtttttttcttaGGATATATTCCtagaaatctacattttaaaaacatatcattACTTCTTTATTGGGGGTGCaagaccttttcttttttttttttttgagacggagtctcgctctttcgcccaggctgcagtgcagtagcacaatctcagctcactgcaacctctacctcccgggttcaagtgattcttctgcctcagcctcctgagtagctgggattacaggcacacaccaccacgcccagctaatttttgtatttttagtagagatgaggttttcaccacgttggtcaggctggtctcgaactcctgacctcaagtgatccacccgcctcggcctcccaaagtgctgggattacaggtgtaagcccccatgcccggctattaAGTctttaagataatcaaaacatGTCTTCAAACGTGAACAGTGGTGGTGTAAACCAACAAGCCATGGGTTCCTTTTCTTTATCtgtggcaaaaacaaaacaaaaacagatgagAGACATTACTCCTTGATAGGTGACTAGGAATTTTGATTTGCAAAATTTCGAGAAATTTAATTTCTTAAGGATTGGTTATTTTTAAGCAATATGCTTTTCCTGAAAGGCTAGCTATAATAGGCATttagaggaaagggaagggaaagtaaCATTTGAACATCAACTGTGTGCCATAATGGTTATAAGGATTAGGGGGATAGAGATGAACAAGACATTGTTTCTACTTACAGGAAGTATACAATTTAGTTGGGGAGACAAACAATAAACAGGCAAGTTGAACTTAAGAACAAAGCATGAGACTTTTACAGTCAGAGTGATGGAATTGAGTGATCGGCTGTTTAGAGGAAGACTTATtagacaaaatatatttgatatattttaatgtaatggACAGTTGATGGAGAGTAGCAAAGTGGGAAATGGGAATgttgaaaagcaaaaataggctggacgcggtggctcatgcctgtaatcttagcactttgggaggctgaggcgggtgtggatcacaaggtcagcggttcgagaccagcctgaccaacatggtgaaaccctgtctgtactgaaaatacaaaaattagccaggtgtggtggcacgcgcctgtaatcccagctactcaggaggctgaggcaggagaatcgcttgaaccggggaggtggaggttgcagtgggccaagactgcacattgcactccagcctgggcaacagagcgagactctgtttaaaaaaaaaaaaaaaaagcaaaaatacttttttttttttgtgacagagtctcgctctgttgcccaggctggagtgtagtgggtgtgatcttggctcactgcaacctctgcctcataggttcaagagattctcatgcctcagtctcatgagtagctgagattacaggtgtgtaccaccatgcctggctaatttttgtatttttagtagagacggggtttcaccatgttggccaggctagtctcaaactcctggcctcaagtgatccgcctgccttggcctcctgaagtgctgggattacaggcgtgagccactgtgcccagcctaccaaACAGTATTGTGAGTTAGCTGAAGCAAGGCATATGTGTTAGATAATGGCCTAATATAGCTTGTTCCTCCTAGAAAAGAACattgtaatattaaaaatataataatttgcttttctcttccatATGATTTCTCATAAAAGTAATAAATTTCACAGGAAGATATTGGCCACTTCAGATATATAGAATTTTTTCAGGGAACTTACTGTTTCTGACTAGAATATACTTGATACTGGATCTGAGAACAGatgtttttcagaaaatataaacttCTGTGAAGGCAGCTGTCAAATAATTGAGGTGCTATGGTGAAGCCTTTAAAATGTAAAGAGCACTTTGGATTTTTAAAGGTTAACTTATTTGATAAGTGTACCTTTGTATTAGTAAATGTACTACTTCAAAGTAACAAATGAAAGTATAATGCCTTGGTTAGAAATTCAAGTTCCCTTTGAAGCcaataattctgttttttttaatatctttagGACACAGAGTCTGGGATCTAATAATTCAGTCATTTTGGATGGactaaaaagaagacagaattttCTGCAAAACGCTGAAGGCACAAAGAGCAGTCAACCACTCACATCCAATTCCTTACTACCACTAACTCCAGTCATAAacgtttaattttcttttggaaacctattttttttttctttgtaaaaaggtAGAGCATTACTACAGAATCTTTCAATCATATAAGAATTGAGTATATAAGAATTGTCTAAAGG belongs to Symphalangus syndactylus isolate Jambi chromosome 4, NHGRI_mSymSyn1-v2.1_pri, whole genome shotgun sequence and includes:
- the STOX1 gene encoding storkhead-box protein 1 isoform X2 produces the protein MNPITQSQFVPLGEVLCCAISDMNTAQIVVTQESLLERLMKHYPGIAIPSEDILYTTLGTLIKERKIYHTGEGYFIVTPQTYFITNTTTQENKRVLPSDESRLMPASMTYLVSMESCVESAQENAAPICHCQSCQCFWDVHTQDVQEPPVAAEVTRKSHRGLGESVPWVQNGAVSVSAEHHICESTKPLPYTRDKEKGKKFGFSLLWRSISRKEKPKTEHSSFSAQFPPEEWPVRDEDDLDNIPRDVEHEIIKRINPILTVDNLIKHTVLMQKYEEQKKYNSQGTSTDMLTIGHKYPSKERVKKRQGLSAKPRGQGHSRRDRHKARNQGSELQPGSIRLEKHPKLPATQPIPRIKSPNEMVGQKPLGEITTVLGSHLIYKKRISNPFQGLSHRGSTISKGHKIQKTSDLKPSQTGPKEKPFQKPRSLDSSRIFDGRAKEPYAEQPNDKMEAESIYINDPTVKPISDDFRGHLFSHPQHSMLQNDGKCCPFMESMLRYEVYGGENEVIPEVLRKSHSHFDKLGETKETPHSLPSPGASFSDRTPSACRLVDNTIHQFQNLGLLDYPVGVNPLRQPERQDRDSEELLRKGFVQDAETTSLENERLSNDDQALYQNEVEDDDGACSSLYLEEDDISENDDLCQMLPGHSQYCFTGGSQGNHLGKQKVIETSLTEYNSTMERVEPQVLKRNECYKPTGLHATPGESQEPNLSAESCGLNSGAQFGFNYEEEPTVAKHVQASAPADERIFDYYSTRKASFEAEVIQDAIGDTGKKPTSWSQSPQNQEMRKHFPQKFQLFNTSHMPVLAQDVQYEHNHLEGTEYHSMAGDSGIDSPRTQSLGSNNSVILDGLKRRQNFLQNAEGTKSSQPLTSNSLLPLTPVINV
- the STOX1 gene encoding storkhead-box protein 1 isoform X1, yielding MARPVQLAPGSLALVLCRLEAQRAAGAAEEPGGRAVFRAFRRANARCFWNARLARAASRLAFQGWLRRGVLLVRAPPACLQVLRDAWRRRALRPPRGFRIRAVGDVFPVQMNPITQSQFVPLGEVLCCAISDMNTAQIVVTQESLLERLMKHYPGIAIPSEDILYTTLGTLIKERKIYHTGEGYFIVTPQTYFITNTTTQENKRVLPSDESRLMPASMTYLVSMESCVESAQENAAPICHCQSCQCFWDVHTQDVQEPPVAAEVTRKSHRGLGESVPWVQNGAVSVSAEHHICESTKPLPYTRDKEKGKKFGFSLLWRSISRKEKPKTEHSSFSAQFPPEEWPVRDEDDLDNIPRDVEHEIIKRINPILTVDNLIKHTVLMQKYEEQKKYNSQGTSTDMLTIGHKYPSKERVKKRQGLSAKPRGQGHSRRDRHKARNQGSELQPGSIRLEKHPKLPATQPIPRIKSPNEMVGQKPLGEITTVLGSHLIYKKRISNPFQGLSHRGSTISKGHKIQKTSDLKPSQTGPKEKPFQKPRSLDSSRIFDGRAKEPYAEQPNDKMEAESIYINDPTVKPISDDFRGHLFSHPQHSMLQNDGKCCPFMESMLRYEVYGGENEVIPEVLRKSHSHFDKLGETKETPHSLPSPGASFSDRTPSACRLVDNTIHQFQNLGLLDYPVGVNPLRQPERQDRDSEELLRKGFVQDAETTSLENERLSNDDQALYQNEVEDDDGACSSLYLEEDDISENDDLCQMLPGHSQYCFTGGSQGNHLGKQKVIETSLTEYNSTMERVEPQVLKRNECYKPTGLHATPGESQEPNLSAESCGLNSGAQFGFNYEEEPTVAKHVQASAPADERIFDYYSTRKASFEAEVIQDAIGDTGKKPTSWSQSPQNQEMRKHFPQKFQLFNTSHMPVLAQDVQYEHNHLEGTEYHSMAGDSGIDSPRTQSLGSNNSVILDGLKRRQNFLQNAEGTKSSQPLTSNSLLPLTPVINV